The following proteins come from a genomic window of Enterococcus gilvus ATCC BAA-350:
- a CDS encoding ABC transporter ATP-binding protein, producing MNELLQVESVKKIYQTQFKGLPVEALRTISFSVDEGEYVAIMGESGSGKSTLLNLIATLDKPSSGNILLDGRSLNTIKEKNAAAFRRDHLGFVFQDFNLLDTFSVKDNILLPLVLSRTPVKELSGLLKPIVSALGIEKLIEKFPYELSGGQKQRVAIARAIITDPELLLADEPTGALDSKTSQQLLQVFQRLNEKGQTILMVTHSSIAASHANRVLFIKDGQLYHQLYRGNKANHEFLETINETLTALLSKEA from the coding sequence ATGAATGAATTATTGCAAGTTGAGAGCGTCAAAAAGATTTATCAAACACAATTTAAAGGGCTGCCGGTGGAGGCACTGCGGACGATCAGTTTTTCTGTTGACGAGGGAGAATACGTCGCAATCATGGGGGAGTCGGGTTCTGGAAAAAGCACCTTATTGAATTTGATCGCGACACTGGATAAGCCGTCTTCTGGGAATATTTTATTAGATGGAAGAAGCTTGAATACGATCAAGGAGAAAAACGCGGCTGCTTTTCGACGGGATCATTTAGGCTTTGTGTTTCAAGATTTTAATTTATTAGATACTTTTTCGGTCAAAGACAATATTTTATTGCCGCTGGTGCTATCCCGCACGCCAGTCAAAGAGCTGTCAGGCTTACTAAAGCCCATTGTCAGCGCTCTAGGAATCGAAAAATTGATCGAAAAGTTTCCTTATGAATTATCAGGCGGGCAAAAGCAGCGGGTCGCGATTGCACGAGCGATCATCACTGACCCTGAACTGCTTTTGGCAGATGAGCCGACAGGGGCACTGGATTCTAAAACCTCCCAGCAGCTCCTTCAGGTTTTTCAACGGTTAAACGAGAAGGGCCAAACGATTTTGATGGTGACCCACAGTTCGATCGCTGCGAGCCATGCCAATCGGGTTCTTTTTATTAAGGACGGACAGCTTTATCATCAATTGTATCGTGGAAACAAGGCCAATCACGAGTTCTTGGAGACGATCAATGAAACACTGACAGCCTTACTATCAAAGGAGGCGTAG
- a CDS encoding ABC transporter permease, which produces MFYAKLALTNLRKNHRGYLPFLLSMLFLVAVNTISLMLVKNEGMRTLPGGASASTMFGLGQVIIIIFTVIFSFYTNSFLLKQRKKELGLYNILGLGKREIYQLLLWESLFSFLLVITSGVITGLVLAKFSFLVLHRMISAGVNFVFYTSFVSIGLLVALFAAVFLLLFVINCIHIHRTNPITLLQGTKKGEEEPKAHWLLALIGLGCLGSAYWIAVTIEAPLAALSQFFIAVLLVIIGTYFLFTTGSIALLKLLKKNAGFYYQTNHFISISSMMYRMKQNAAGLASICILSTMVLVTVATTTSLYIGKQDVENGRYPRDISISTNQHPKQVEKVIEEVRKEDSLSFSDKVYLTSTQSMMFLKKENRYQYIDIDDFYQVKSAKVAMMLFMTAQEYEKQTNQKAELSQDEIYFYPVSGTHSGKQLTLSDQTFQIKKRIDAFPGINQQVELTDSYVVVMANQAVIDRCLKNWLPKNAKSELHLPKYSFSFNLQNSGEKQQLDVAHTLRNRLQQEVGVENFKFDDKATFVSENRLITAGFMFLGIIFGGTFILATALIIYYKQISEGLEDRERFEILQKVGMSHQEVKRVISSQILMVFSFPLLMAIIHLCFAFPLIKKLLILFGLVNGQLFLMVCGVVTVVFAVLYFIVYRLTARSYYQLVERNA; this is translated from the coding sequence ATGTTTTATGCAAAATTAGCATTAACGAACTTGAGAAAAAATCATCGCGGCTACTTGCCCTTTCTGCTGTCGATGCTCTTTCTGGTAGCTGTAAACACGATTTCACTAATGCTCGTTAAAAATGAGGGAATGCGTACCTTGCCAGGGGGAGCTTCCGCAAGCACGATGTTCGGATTAGGACAGGTGATCATTATTATTTTTACGGTCATCTTCTCGTTTTATACGAACAGCTTTTTATTGAAGCAACGGAAAAAGGAACTGGGACTGTACAATATTTTAGGCTTAGGAAAACGGGAGATTTATCAATTGCTGCTGTGGGAATCCTTGTTCAGCTTTCTTTTAGTGATCACCAGCGGCGTCATCACGGGCTTGGTGTTGGCAAAATTTTCTTTCCTTGTTTTGCATCGGATGATCAGTGCGGGAGTGAATTTTGTTTTTTATACGTCTTTTGTAAGCATAGGGCTTCTCGTGGCTTTATTCGCTGCGGTCTTTCTTTTGTTATTTGTGATCAACTGCATTCACATCCATCGAACCAATCCCATCACTCTTTTGCAGGGAACCAAAAAAGGCGAAGAGGAACCAAAAGCTCATTGGCTCTTGGCACTCATCGGGTTGGGCTGTTTAGGGAGTGCGTATTGGATCGCGGTGACCATTGAGGCGCCATTAGCCGCTTTGTCACAATTTTTCATCGCGGTACTCTTAGTAATCATAGGGACGTATTTCTTATTTACGACAGGGAGCATTGCGTTACTAAAGCTTTTAAAGAAGAATGCGGGATTTTACTATCAAACCAATCATTTCATTTCTATTTCAAGTATGATGTATCGAATGAAGCAAAACGCAGCAGGGTTAGCAAGTATTTGCATTCTATCGACCATGGTTTTAGTGACCGTTGCGACGACGACAAGTCTTTATATCGGAAAACAGGATGTCGAAAACGGTCGTTATCCGCGGGATATTTCCATTTCAACGAATCAGCACCCGAAGCAGGTAGAAAAGGTGATCGAAGAGGTTCGTAAAGAAGATAGTCTGTCGTTTTCTGACAAGGTCTATCTGACATCAACACAAAGTATGATGTTTTTGAAGAAGGAGAACCGGTATCAATACATTGATATTGATGACTTTTATCAGGTGAAATCAGCGAAAGTTGCGATGATGCTTTTCATGACTGCGCAAGAATACGAGAAGCAAACCAATCAAAAAGCAGAATTATCTCAAGACGAGATCTATTTTTATCCAGTCAGCGGTACGCATTCAGGAAAACAATTGACATTGAGTGATCAGACCTTTCAAATCAAAAAGCGCATTGACGCCTTTCCAGGTATCAATCAGCAGGTCGAATTGACGGATTCTTATGTTGTCGTGATGGCCAATCAGGCAGTGATTGATCGCTGTTTAAAAAATTGGCTGCCCAAAAATGCAAAGAGTGAATTGCATCTTCCTAAATACAGCTTCTCTTTCAATTTACAGAACAGCGGTGAAAAGCAGCAATTAGACGTCGCTCATACATTGAGAAATCGGCTGCAGCAGGAGGTAGGCGTTGAAAACTTTAAATTTGACGACAAAGCGACTTTTGTTTCTGAGAATCGCCTCATCACCGCAGGCTTCATGTTTTTAGGGATTATTTTTGGCGGAACGTTTATTTTAGCGACCGCGTTGATTATCTATTACAAGCAAATTTCTGAGGGATTAGAGGATCGTGAACGCTTTGAGATTCTGCAAAAGGTGGGGATGAGTCATCAGGAGGTCAAACGAGTGATCAGCAGTCAAATTCTGATGGTGTTCTCCTTCCCATTACTTATGGCGATCATTCATTTGTGCTTTGCGTTTCCTTTGATCAAGAAATTACTGATTTTATTTGGTTTGGTAAACGGGCAGCTTTTCTTGATGGTGTGCGGAGTCGTGACGGTCGTCTTTGCCGTCTTGTATTTCATCGTGTATCGTCTGACGGCGAGAAGTTATTATCAATTAGTTGAACGAAACGCATAA
- a CDS encoding cation diffusion facilitator family transporter yields the protein MLPFLINKITQRWKGNKRTSVGILAGILGLISNLMLFLAKFFIGSISGSVSIMADAMNNLSDTASSVITLAGFKIAGKPADEGHPYGHERFEYISGFIISILVTYVGIRFLDSSFLKILHPSSVLLTPIVYIVLILSILMKFWQSFMYQKLGKEIHSDTLRATAQDSINDVYTTIAVLISAIIEWFSGWRIDGYIGFLIALYIIYSGVKMILGFINDLMGVRPPDTEVLAIRKHLDNFPNIIGYHDLLIHSYGPNSIFASVHIEVDQDWTLSHAHEVIDSIEYEVKENLGVDLVCHVDPYPLDDPDFKRIAPELKKVLKESHQHLRFHDLRVDKTTTPETIYFDLVVPEELKKVSNSELQDQISARFISQGEPAKLVITFDRTYLL from the coding sequence TTAATAAACAAAATTACCCAACGCTGGAAAGGCAACAAACGGACAAGCGTTGGCATACTAGCAGGGATTTTAGGGTTGATCTCTAATCTCATGCTTTTTTTAGCCAAATTTTTTATCGGTTCTATTTCAGGAAGCGTCTCGATCATGGCAGATGCCATGAATAACTTGTCGGATACCGCCTCTTCGGTTATCACTCTGGCAGGCTTTAAGATCGCGGGAAAACCGGCTGATGAAGGACACCCCTACGGACATGAACGGTTTGAATACATCAGCGGCTTTATTATTTCTATTTTAGTCACCTATGTCGGCATCCGTTTCTTGGACAGTTCCTTTCTTAAGATTCTTCATCCCAGCAGCGTGTTACTGACCCCAATTGTCTATATCGTGTTGATTTTATCCATTTTAATGAAATTTTGGCAATCGTTTATGTATCAAAAATTAGGCAAGGAAATTCATTCAGATACGTTAAGGGCCACTGCGCAGGACAGTATCAATGACGTGTATACGACCATCGCTGTTTTGATCTCCGCGATCATTGAATGGTTCAGCGGTTGGCGCATCGATGGCTACATCGGTTTTTTGATTGCCCTGTACATTATTTACTCAGGAGTCAAAATGATCTTAGGCTTTATCAATGATTTGATGGGGGTTCGTCCGCCAGATACCGAGGTATTAGCCATTCGGAAGCACCTCGATAATTTTCCTAATATTATCGGATACCATGACCTGTTGATTCACAGCTATGGACCAAACAGCATCTTTGCGTCTGTCCATATCGAGGTCGATCAGGATTGGACCTTGTCACACGCCCATGAGGTGATTGATTCCATCGAATACGAGGTCAAAGAAAATTTAGGCGTTGACTTGGTGTGTCACGTGGACCCCTACCCCCTTGACGATCCAGACTTCAAACGGATTGCGCCGGAACTAAAAAAGGTTTTAAAAGAAAGCCATCAACACCTTCGCTTTCATGACTTGAGGGTAGATAAGACCACCACGCCTGAAACGATCTATTTTGACTTGGTGGTTCCTGAAGAATTAAAGAAAGTATCGAACTCAGAATTACAGGACCAAATCAGCGCCCGCTTCATCTCACAAGGGGAACCCGCAAAACTAGTGATCACCTTTGATCGCACCTATCTTCTATAA